CGACCGTCAGCCACTGCCGCCATGAACAGCCCACGCAGAAATGCCTCCGCATAATCGCGAAAGAACATGCGGGCGAATTGGGGAAGCGCGTATCCTACTGAGTGCGCGATTCGGGCTAATCGGGCCTCTTCCTCTGGGGACAAGATGCCATCCTCCATGGCCTCCCCAAGGGCAATAGCAAACCTGTTTCGCGCAAATTCGAGATGGATGTCTTTTGCTTTTGCTTCAGAAATCTCCAAACATTGCACGATTGACCGAAGGGCCTGCTGTTCTTTTTGTGTGACAACCTCATCGGCCCACGCTCGTTCTAGGACGTACCGGTAAACGTTTTCCTTGGCAAGTTCCAGCTCATCAGGGTTAACGTCCCACCCCTGCAGCATGCTCGACACAGAAAATTTTTCTTGATTAGTCACGAGGCCGTGATAAAGCAGACGGGTCAACTCCTGAACCCTCTTTTCCCGATCGGGGTCAATCAGCTTTTGAACTGTTTTCTTGACCCACTCAGCGAGCTTTGCCATGATGATCCCCTTTGCTCGGTTACTACCACTCCTATCTGATCCTCGGGATTCCAGATACTGAATCCATATTCTCTAAAAACGTATTCGTGTGACAAGGTAGCAACGAGAAAGTTGCCCCCAGCCCGCATCATTATCGGTGTTCCGAGCGTCTCATGGAAGATTAGCCGTTTCGCTACCCTATTCACGGTTTTTTGCGGCACGAACGGCACCGGCACCCCGGCACGGATTTGTGTGGAGATAATATGCAGCCCGCGGGCCTCTTCCGGAAGAACCTGTTTCGGAGGCATGTGCTTATCACGTCCTTTTTCCGGAGGGACCCACTTGTCAGGTCCGCCGTTCAATGTTTGATCATCCATTCCCGTTCGCCGGGGACTGAAGTCCTGCGGCGAAAGCGGGGCTAAAGCCCCGCACTCCATGGAGTGCGGCGATTTATCGCCGCTTTTTAGTGAAGGCTTTAGCCTTCACAACCCTGCCGTTTGCGGCGTCGGAGGGACCTGCTTGTCAGGTCCTTTTTTCGGAGAGACCCGCTTGTCAGCCTGCGAGGTTCCACTCCAATCTACTCGGGTTTCGGTAGAGGCAATTCATGAATGGCCCCTACAGCGTCGGAAAAACCTGCTTGTCGGGTCCGATTAACACCGATTGATGACCTATCCCACCTCACCGGGCACGACGAGCGTGCCCCTCCGAAAACAGTCCGGAGGCACGTGCTTGTGACGTTCGCATTCGGACCAACCCCTTTCGGAGGGACCTGCTTGTCAGGTCCGCGTTCAATGTTTGATCATCCGTTCCCGTTCGCCGGGGACTGAAGTCCCCCGGGGAAAGCGGGGCTAAAGCCCCGCACTCCATGGAGTGCGGCGATTTATCGCCGCTTTTTGGTGAAGGCTTTAGCCTTCACAACCTTGGCGTTTGCGGCGTCGGAGGGACCTGCTTGTCAGGTCCTTTTTTCGGAGAGACCCGCTTGTCAGCCTGCGAGGTTCCACTCCAATCTACTCGGGTTTCGGTAGGGGCAATTCATGAATTGCCCCTACAGCGTCGGAAAAACCTGCTTGTCGGGTCCGATTAACACCGATTGATGACCTATCCCACCTCACCGGGCACGACGGGCGTGCCCCTCCGAAAACAGTCCGGAGGGACGTGCTTGTCACGTTCGCATTCGGACCAACCCCTTCCGGAGGGACCTGCTTGTCAGGTCCGCCGTTCAATGTTTGATCATCCGTTCCCGTTCGCCGGGGACTGAAGTCCCCCGGTGAAAGCGGGGCTAAAGCCCCGCACTCCATATGGAGAGTCCGCACTCCGCTGGTTAAACGGTAGAGGCAATTCATGAATGGCCCCTACAACACATTGAGCCTTTGGCCTGTCCCAGCTCCAAACGAAAACTGGGGATGCATCCTACGCCCACCTCATTGCATGGCTGCGCCTCAGGCGTTATGCATAGGAATATTTCGCTTGCGTCTTGTGGGAAGATCGGAGGCCGGTGCCGTGGGTTCGGAAGTTGAAAAAAAGGGGGCGGGTGTCGCCAGATGTCTCGTGGACGAACTCGGAGACGTCGGCCATCGGGAAAACATCCATAACGCACACGCCGGTTATGTGGGCGTGAACGAATCCAGGTAGTGCTGGGAACTTGCAGCTCTGGGAGCGCCGCGATGAAGATCAACGGTTATCTTGTCCTGTGTGTTGCCATTGCGTCGCTGGGTGGTTTGCTTTTTGGCTTCGATACGGCCGTCATTTCGGGGACGGAGAAGGCGCTTCAGAATCTTTTCCATTTGTCGGGTTTCTGGCACGGATTCACGGTGGCGAGCGCACTGATCGGGACGGTCATCGGCTCGCTGGTGGCGGGGTACCCGGCCGATCGCTGGGGGCGGCGGGAAACGCTTATCCTCATCGCCGTCCTCTATTTTGTTTCGGCGGTCGGAAGTGCCCTGGCGTGGGATTGGTATTCTCTTGTGTTTTTCCGGTTTATTGGCGGGCTGGGGGTCGGGGGGTCGTCGGTTGTGGCGCCGATGTATATTGCCGAAATCTCGCCGCCCAAATGGCGGGGCCGGTTGGTGGCGGTCGTGCAGTTCAATATTGTGTTCGGCATTCTGCTGGCGTTCTTTTCAAATTACTGTATCGCGCTGCTTAACTTGGGGGATGTGGAATGGCGGTGGATGCTCGGTGTGGAGGCGTTTCCGGCCGGATTGTTCTGGCTGCTTCTCTACTTCACGCCCCAGAGTCCGCGCTGGTCGGTGGCCCGGGGACGCTGCGAGCAGGCTCGCGCGGTCTTTGAAAGGCTCGGTGCTTCCCGCGAAGAGGCCGAGGAACTCGTGCGGGAGGTGCAGGCTTCGCTCCATGACACGTCCCTCGATGAACCGCTCTTTTGTCGTCGCTATCTTCGCCCGGTGCTTCTGGCCATTGCCATTGCCGCCTTCAATCAGCTTTCTGGGATTAATGCCGTGCTCTACTACGCCCCACGAATTTTCGAGATGGCAGGGGCCGAGAAGGATGCGGCGTTTCTCCAGGCCGTGGTGGTTGGCGGGACGAATCTCATCTTCACGCTGCTGGCCATGAGCGTCATTGACTATTTCGGCAGAAAATTCCTTATGCTCGTGGGATCCATCGGCTATATTGTCAGTCTGGCGACCACGGCGGCGGCCTTCTACGTCTATGGCACGCACTTCGATCGGCTGGGCAACATCATTGTGCTAGCCAGTCTCGTGGTGTTTATCGCGTCCCACGCCTTTGGTCAGGGGGCAGTGATCTGGGTGTTTATCAGTGAAATCTTTCCCAACACCGTCCGCGCCAAGGGACAGGCCCTGGGAAGTTTCACGCACTGGTTCATGTGCGCGTTGATCTCCTGGACCTTTCCGGTGATTGCCGCGGCGTCCGGTGGACATGCCTTCGCGTTTTATGCGGCGATGATGGTCCTGCAACTTCTGTGGGTGATCTTCGTCATGCCCGAAACAAAAGGAATCCCGCTGGAAGAAATCGAGCGTCGGCTTTTGGGAACGGATTCCGCTTCTGCGGCCGCGGGGTCCACCAGGTCGTGCTCCTGAAGGGAGAAATCCGCCATGAATCCAATCGCGGTCATCGTGCTGTTAGCAGGGGGGTGGGTGGTAGCTGGGATTTCGGCCGCCAGTGAAAACGGAGAACGCCCCGTTCGTCCGGATATTCTCGTGGACGATTTTGAGCGTGATTCTTACGCGCCCTGGGTGGCCGAGGGGGAAGCGTTTGGTCCTGGCCCCGCCCCCGGCACGCTCCCGCGGCAAATGGAAGTGACCGGCTATCACGGCCGTCGGCTGGTCAATTCGTATTACGGTGGGGACAGTACGGTGGGGATGCTGACGAGCCCTCCCTTCACAATCGAACGGCGCTATCTCGCCTTTCTCATAGGTGGAGGGGGCTATCCGGAAGAAACCTATATGGAGCTTCTCGTGGATGGGAAAAGTGTTCGTCGGGCAACCGGTCCGAACACCGCACCCGGCGGCTCGGAGGAGCTGGATTGGGCCGTCTGGGACGTCCATGAGTTTGAAGGCCGCACCGCTGTCCTGCGGATCGTCGATCGCCGCACCGGCGGTTGGGGGCACATCAATGTGGATTACATTTTTCAAACCGATCGCAATCCGCTGGAGCAGCTCAAGCCCCTGGAAACAACAGTTCAATCACGGTACCTGCTACTTCCGGTGGCCGGGGAAGGACCGCGGACGCATTGTCGCATTCTCTTGGGCGATCGGGTCCTCCGCTATTTCGACATTCAAATTGCCGCAGACGATTCGGATGTGAGATTTTGGGCGGCAATTGATCTGCGTGATTATCGCGGCCAGACGGTCCGCTGGGAAATCCGTCCCCGCTCTGCCCGCGTTCTGGTGGAAAAACGCCTTCGGCAGAGCGACGCACCGGTTTGGCCGGAGAACCTCTATCGGGAAGCGTATCGGCCGCAGTTCCATTTCTCACCGCGGGTGGGTTGGACCAACGATCCCAATGGCCTGGTGTACTACGATGGCGAATATCACCTGTTTTTCCAGCACAATCCCTTTGGGATTCAGTGGGGTAACATGACCTGGGGCCACGCGGTGAGCCGGGATCTGGTCCACTGGGAAGAGATCGGTGACGCCATCCTTCCTGACGAGCGGGGCACGATCTTTTCAGGGTCAGCGGTGGTCGACCTCGATAATACGTCGGGGCTTGGTCGGCCTGACCAGCCGCCTCTGTGTGCGTTTTACACCGCCGCCGGTGGCCACTCCTACCAACCCTGCCCGTTCACTCAGTGCATTGCCTACTCGCTGGATCACGGTCGCACCTGGAGCAAATACCCTGGCAATCCTGTGGTGGATTTCATTGCCGATGAGAATCGTGATCCAAAGGTCTTCTGGCATGAGGCAAGTCGGTGCTGGATCATGGTGCTCTACGTTCGGCGGGACGCGTTCTCGATCTTTTCTTCCCCTAACCTGAAAGAGTGGACCCTGGAGAGCGAAGCGGCGTTTCCCACGGCCCATGAGTGTCCCGAACTATTCCCGCTCGCGGTGGAGGGAGAGCCAAACGAAGTCCACTGGATCCTGTGGACGGCCTCCGGCAACCATTTGATCGGCCGATTTGATGGGCGTCGCTTCACCGCGGAAAGTGACGTGCTGCGGAGCGAATGGGGAAAGAACTGTTATGCGGGACAGACATGGAACAACGCACCGGGCGGCCGGCGGGTTTTCATCGGATGGATGAATTCCGACGGTTCCGCGTATCCGGGAATGCCTTTCAACCAGCAGATGACGGTGCCCCGGGAGTTGACGCTCCGCCGCACGCCGCAAGGATTAAGACTTTTCGCCCGTCCCATCCAGGAACTTGAATCACTCCGCGCGAAATCGGCACGATTCCAGGGAGTTGCTCTGGGAAATGACAGCCCATCGCAATCCTGGCCGGTGGGCGATCTTCTGGATATCCGCCTTGCTGTGCAGAATCGGTCGGCAGAGCAAATCATTTTGGAGGTGAAAGGTGTCAGGCTGTCATGGTCCCCGGTTCGGGGAGAGCTGGAATGCCTGGACCGACGGATCACCGATTTGCCGAGGGATCGTCCTCTCCACCTGCGATTGCTCGTGGATCGCACGTCGCTGGAAATTTTTGCTTTGGACGGCAGTTACGTGATGTCGTTCTGCTGGCCATTTGGTCCGAAGCCGGGGCAGTTCACGATCACGGCACGGGGTGGCGACGCGGTGATTGAATCTCTGGAAATTCACGAACTGCGTTCGATCTGGGAAAACATCACACGCCAGGGCGAACAGGAAAAGCCGGGCGGTTGAAAAGACCCTCCAGAATCTGCTCCAGCCGTTCCATCCGGCGATCAAAACCGTAGTGCGTTTTCACATGCTGGCGGGCGTTTTCCCCAAGTGCCACTGCCCGGGAACGATCGGTCACCAATTGCTTCACCGCTTCGGCCAGGGCACGGTCATCCCCTGGCGGAATGAGAGTTCCCGTCTCGCCATCGCGGATGAGTTGGGGAATTCCCCCCACGGGGGTTGTCACGACGGGCACGGCCATGGCCATCGCTTCGAGGAGGACGTTGGGCAGTCCTTCGCGGAGACTGGACAGAATGAACACGTCCATAGCCGCATAGTACGGCCGGGGATCCGGGGTGTGTCCGACCAGAGTCACGTGCTGTTCCAGAGAGAGGTCGCGGATCGTGTTGTGAAGCTCGTCCCTGGCCGGACCATCGCCCACAATGAGCGCGCGCACTGACAGACCGTTCTCAATGAGCCGGGCCAATCCGCGAAGCAAGGTGCCCAAATCTTTCTCGGCGGAGAGCCGACCCACATAGCCCACAACCGGGCACGCAACGGACAGACCGAGTCGCCGTTTGGCGTCTTCGCGTGAGGAAGGCGGTGCAAACTCTTCGCAATCCACGCCGTTGGGTAATACCTCGCAGATTGACGGTGGTATCCCGGCACGTATGCATTCTTCACGCAGCGAGGGCGAGACGCACACCACCCTGTCGAACCCCCGGAGACACAATTTGTGGATGAAATGGTAAAAATGGACCCGGGGAGCGTAAACACCCCACCCGTGCACGGTGCTCACGAGCTTCATCCGGTGACCATGGTGAAGGAGCCAGCCCAGTGCATCGGCCTTGTAGTCATGCCCATGCCAGATTACATTGCCCAGCTTGCGAACGAGTCGAAATAGCCGAGTGACGGTGCGAAAATCGAGCGGGCCGCGATCCTCGAGGTCAATCAGGGACACATCGAGTTCCCGTCCACGGTTGCGGATGACCTCGAAGGCGGGATCAGCGGGTGGATGGAGGTAGACGATCTGCACGGGCCAGCCGCGTGCCTTCAACCATCGTGCGCCCAGAAGAATCGTCTTTTCCGGACCTCCGCCGGCTCCGGTGACGGTGCGGACTTCCAGAATGGTGGGACGCGTAACGGAAGGCGGCATGGCGACAATGCTTCACGCCCCGATCACTTCCAGGGCCACCTGAATCTTGCCGAACGGGGCACTCACCTGAACTCCAGCCACGCGATCGCGGATTCGCTCGATGGCCTGTCGGGCGATTTCAATCCCCATTTTGAGTTGATCTTCCCGGCTGGTGACGGAGGCCATTTTTTCCATCACCCAATCCGGAATGACCACGCCGGGGACTTCATTTTTCAGGAACGTGGCGTTGCGAAGGCTGGCCAGCGGCCAGATTCCCGCGATGATCGGAATGCCGTAGTGCTGTACCTTGTCCAGAAATCGCAACAGGGCGTCGGGGTCGAAGACCGGCTGAGTGATGGCGAACTCGGCCCCGGCCTCCACTTTGCGGCGAAAGCGGTCGAGTTCGCGGTTTTGATCGATCGCCGTGGGATCCAGACCGACGCCGATGACCGCGGCGGTCGGTGGATCGATGGGCTGGCCGCCGAGATCCACGCCCTGATTGAGACGCTTCTGAACCCCCACCATGCCAATCGAGTCGGTATCGAACACGCCTGTAGCATGGGGGTAATTACCGAGCTTGGGTGGATCGCCGGTGACAAACAGGATGTTGCGGATGTCACAGGCGGCACAGGCGAGGAGGTCCGCCTGCATGCCGATGAGGTTCCGGTCCCGGCAGCAGAAATGGAGGATGACTTCGATCATCGCCTCCCGCTGGATGCGATCCGCTGTGATCAGGGGCGAAATCCGCGAGCTGGCGCGGGGGCCATCAGGAATGTTGACGGCATCCACTCCGTGCCGGTGGAGCATTTTGCTTTTCTCGATGATGTCACGGAGGTCGTATCCGCGGGGAGGAACCAGTTCGACCGAGGTCACCCATTGTTTGTGCACCAGCCGCCAGGCAAATCGCGAGCGCTCCGCCAGAGGCACCGGCGTTTTGAGCTCCACGGTCTCTGCCGGGGTGACAAAAACAGGTTTTATTCGGGCACGGACAAGAGGTTTGACCGCATCGCAGATCGCACGGATGTGGTCTGGCGTTGTGCCGCAGCACCCGCCGACCCCCGCCGCCCCCAGGTTGACGAATCGCTTGGCGTACTCGGCCAGATACTCGGGCGAACAGAGGTAAATGCGGCGATGTTCAACTTCCTTTGGGATGCCGGCATTCGGCTGCACGACGAGCGGTTTGCGAAGAATGCGGACTGCCTGCTCCACAGCCCCAAGCAGACCGTGGGGCCCGCTGCCGCAGTTAAGGCCCCAGGCAAGCGGTTCCGGACACCCTTCGGGGAGCGGGGCAAATAATCGCTGGACCGTCTCACCGGAAGCGGTTTCGCCGTCCTCGTAAACGGCCGCTGAAAGGATGAACGGCACCCCCGGCCGTTCCCGCATCGCCGCCGCACAGAGTTCCAGGGCCTGACGACTGGGCTGGGTTTCAAAAATGATGAAGTCCACGCCGCCCTCCAGGAGGGCATCGACCTGCTCCCAGATCATTTGCCACAGAGCTTCTTCGTTTTGGGGCAGCGTGGGAAGCGGCCCAATGGAACCGGCAACGTAGACCGGTCGATCTGCGGCATCCGCCACTTGCCGGGCAATTTGGGCCCCTGCCTGATTGATCGCCCGCACCTGCTCAGCCAGGCCGTACTTGGCGAGGGTCTCCCGATTCGCACCGAAGGTGTTGGTGGTCAGGACTTCGGCGCCCGCGTCGCAGTACGACTGATGGATTTTGCGGATGAGCTTGGGATCGGACAGATTGAGTTCATCAAAACACCGATTAGTGAACACGTGATGGCGATAGATCTCCGTGCCCATGGCTCCGTCGAACACCACGACGCCCTGGGCGAGGTATTCGGCAAAGGGTTGTTTATCCGCCATGAAGATTCACCTTTCTCCCGCATTCAAGCCATGGAGAAGCCCGGGTATCGCTTTTGCAAGCCGATTGTAACCGCCCGCGACGTCCATCGGGGACTGTCACCCAAGAGGTGGCAGCGCCACCCGCCGCGAAATCTTCATTGTAGCTTAAGAACTGATCGCCCGAGAATCCGCAGTCGCCGTAAGCCATTACCATTTTTGCTAAGACCTATGACATACCACGATCGCGAAGTGTTGTTGGGCGATTCATGAATCGCCCGTGCAACTTGATCACGGTCACAGACCATCTCGGTAGGGGCCATTCATGAATGGCCCCCACCAATCCTTGTGATCTCGTATGTGCAAGGGGGTTCGCGCTCGGAAAGTGCCTGGGCCGGACGGACGTACTTATCACGTCCGCATTTCAACGTTAGACCATGCATTGCGTTTGGGCGGGCATCGAGGGGTGTTTCGGAGGGGCACGCTTGTCGTGCCCGATGAAGGGGAATGGGTCATTGACTGCTGTTGATCGGACCTGACAAGCAGGTCCCTCCGACGTTGTAGGGGCAATTCATGAATTGTCCCTACCTGGCTGCGGTTGCATCTGTTGTAGCGGGTGAACGTCACATAATGGTGCGACAACCGGCTGTGCCAAGCCACATTTCTTCAGCCCCATTCTTTATCCTACCGGTTGCCAGGGGGAAGTTTTTTCGGCAGAATGGGGGCGGCATACAGGCGACAGGACGCAGTGTCGGTTCACAGCGTAGGTTTACCTGAAGAAAGGACGGCACAATGAAACGCGTTTTCTGGCTCGGCACAGCGGTCGGACTTGCGGTAGGGCTTTGGCTGACGGGTGCAGCCGTGTGGGGCCAGCAGCCGGATTTGATTCACCAACCCTATCTGCTGGATACTGGCCTGGTTTCGCGATCAATTTCGTTCGAGAACCCCACAGGGGCACCGGGAGAAGGGGGCAAGGCTGCCAGCAACCTTGGCGTGGGTCGGAAAGGGTCGCCGATGCGCCCCATCAAGCCCGGGGAAACCCTTCAGCTCTGCGATATCGAAGGGCCCGGCACCATCCGCCATATCTGGCTGACCACCGAATCGAATCCGGAGAACCTGCGGAGCCTGGTCATCCGCGCGTACTGGGAAGGTCAGGAACACCCCAGTATCGAATGTCCGCTGGGCGACTTTTTCGGCTTTGCCCACGGCAAGGTGATGCCGTACTTCTCGGCCGTCCACTCGGTGGGGCCGCGCGCCGGAATGAACATCTGGCTGCCGATGCCCTTCACCAAACGTGCGCGAATTACCCTTACCAATGAAACGAAGGGCAACCGGACACCCCCGATCTTTTATCAGATCGACTACACCCTGGGAGATAAACACCCCGAGGATGTCGGCCGACTGCACGTCCTTTTCCGGCGTGAAAATCCCACCAGGCAAAAACAGGATTTCGAGATTTTGCCCTTGCGGAAAAACAAAGGTCGGTATATCGGTGTCGTCATTGGGGTACGCAATCTTCACCCAGGCCAGTGGTGGGGTGAAGGCGAAATTAAAGTGTACATGGATGGTGACACCGAGTTTCCCACAATTTGCGGCACGGGCAGCGAGGACTATGTAGGACTTTCCTGGGGCATGCAGCAGGTGCCGTTTTTCTATCAGGGGTGTTCGCTTGACCAAAACAATTTTGTTTCCATGTACCGTTGGCATTTGCCCGACCCCATCGCGTGGCAGAAGGAGTGCCGCATCACCATCCAGCAGATCGGATGGAAGAACGGACTGGTGGAAACGGAAGATGACTGGTGCTGCGCAACTTTCTGGTACGAACCCACGCCAAGTGCCCCGTTGCCGCCGCTGCCCGATGTTGATGCCCGCATCGCCGACATCTGGAAGGATTGAGACCCCTTAAAAACACCGAGTTCTCTCCTTGTGAGCGCGGACATTCCGCGGACGCGGTGACGTGCGCCAGCCGATTGAGGAGGGAAAAATCATGGAGGAACCGCGTGAGGTTGCCATTCGACGTGTGCTGTGGTGGAAAGTTTTTCCGTGGTTGCGCCTGGTCCGCGCGGCAGTTGTGGCGTGCACCCCGCGGGTGTTGGTGATTGCCATCGCGGGCTTGCTGCTGGTGGAAGCCGGACGCCAGGTCCTGGAATACGCTTTTCCCAACCGCGAGCCTTTGCCTGCCCTTCCTCGCGGGGTGCCCCTGAGCTTGGGAGGAGGCGATCTCAGCCTGGCCCAGCCCGTCCAGCCTCGGTTTGAGGCTCCCAAGCCGTCCTCATCTCGGGCACGGGAAAGTTCATCGTTGCTGGCGGAGCTTGCTCGGCAACCGCGGCTGGTGCCCGTTTTCGGCGTTTGGGCGGACCTTGCCAGTTGTTACACATATTTTCTTCAAATCACCTATGTTCCCGATCGGCCGGAGATGCCCCGTGCCATTCCCCAAGAAAGGTCCTGGGTGGACTGGATCAAACGGCTTTTCCACCTCATTTGGGTCTTCGCAGTGTGGGCGTTGTGCGGAGGTGCCATCCTGCGTTTCGCCGCACTGGCTTCTTTACGGGGAGAGGGGCACAGTCGCGGAAGATGGTTTCGCTTTGCTCTCGCACGCTGGCCCGCGGGGATGGCATGTGTTCTCGGCGGTTGGGTGGCCATTTACGGTTTCGGCTGGATTTCGGCCGTGGTATGTCTGGGGGCGAACTGGTTCGGGACGCATGTTCTGCCCCTTGGCTGGGCCTGGGTTATCACGGTGATTCCGGCCGCGATCCTCACGCTGGTCGTCGTTCTCGTCGTCCTTGGCTGGCCGTTGATGCTGGCGGCCATTATGATCGACAACCAGGACGGCTACGGAGCAGTGGGGGCTGCGGGCTCCTATTTATTCCGGCGGCCGTTCCACTTTCTCTTCTATGCCGGGGTGGCTGCCGTTATTGGTGCGGCGGTGGCCGTGGTGGTGGCGATCCTTGTGGAATGGTGTATTGGACTGACGCTCTGGTCGGCGGAACTCGTTCTACCGAGGGTCTCCTTTGGAGAGATTCTCGCCAACTCGAGTCTGGCTCAGTGGCACAACGTGTTCCGCCACCTGACCTCGGCTTATCTGTATGGGCATTTTTGGACGTCCACGGCCGTGGCCTATGTCCTGCTGCGGCATGCTGTGGATGAAACGGAGTTCGACGAACTGTACGACGAGTAGTCCGTGAGAAACGGCCTGGCGCGGGAAAAACGTCCGCGGATCCTGTGTATTGGGTGGACCCTTGCAAAAGGAACGTATGATTTGGATCGTCTTTGTGTGCGAGTTTGACAAATCAAACTTCGCGGGCAAAAAACGAAGAATGCACCATCCCAGTCATTTGAAAAGAAAGGATCAGGCACTAGGTGAGTGGCATAATGAGGACGCAAGATAAAGTCAGCCTGGATTTTCGCTCGACGGTGCGACCGGACGACAGGCTTGCCGTGCGGCGGCTGGTGGAGTCTACTGGGTTTTTCCGTCCGGACGAGGTCGATGTTGCTGAGGAGTTGGTCACAGAGCGGTTGCTGAAAGGACCTGCCAGCGGGTATGAGTTTCTCTTTGCAGATCAGGAAGGGCAGCTCCGGGGATATGTGTGTTTCGGTCCTATCCCGTGCACCGTTTCCAGTTGGGATCTTTACTGGATCGTGGTGGATCCGGCTTATCAGCGGCAGGGGTTGGGACGGCAGCTCCTTCGGGAGGCAGAAAAGGCCATTCGAGCTGCCGGGGGGACCCGGGTTTATGTGGATACCTCCGGCCGGGAGCAGTATCAACCGACCAGACAGTTTTATGAAAAAAACGGCTACCGGGTGGCAGCCGTCCTCGAGGATTTTTATGCGCCGGGTGACGCAAAAGTTATTTACGTCAAAGTGCTCACGGGTACTGGTAACTCCGGGAAGTTATGATGCTTTTCCTCCGGGTGTGCCCAGCCGTGGGCGGTGCCCCGTCGTCACTCCGGAATGTCAAAGCTGAATTCGTTGGGTCCGCCTTCTTTTATTGGAGTGCAGAACAGCCGTTTGGTGGGCGAGGCGATTGCCCGGGATGTGGGCGCGTATAATAGCGCCCCGCCCTCGTTGTGCTTGCAGCAAGTGGGGCCAAATCGGCAATTTACCGGGAATATTCAGGGGCCAGATTGGCTCATTGGCTGGCGTTGGGCGGATGGAAGAAACCCGTACACGTTCTTCTATCCCATGCTGCCGCCGAACGGTCCGAGCTGTGGGAACGACGGGGAGAACTGGTGCATCGTGACCGCGAGCAGCCGTCACCCGGGCGGTGTCAATGTGCTGTTCCTGGATGGCGCGGTGCGGTTTATCAGTGAGACGATCGACGCGGGTGATCCGACGCGGACTGCCACGGCCCCGCCGCCGGGCTTCCCGCCCCTTGTGAATCCCAGCCGACCGCAGGACTACACAGGACCCTCGCTGTACGGTGTCTGGGGTGCCCTGGGAAGTGCCTACGGAAAAGAATCCGTGCAAGTTCCGTAATCGGAAGACGTGTAGAAGCTGGGTTTGAAGCGGAACGACTCTCCCCGGGGTTGGCATCGGATGATGCCAACCTTTTTTATTACGCGCCGGGAGGGGGGAGGCTCCGCA
This is a stretch of genomic DNA from Thermogutta terrifontis. It encodes these proteins:
- a CDS encoding GNAT family N-acetyltransferase, which translates into the protein MRTQDKVSLDFRSTVRPDDRLAVRRLVESTGFFRPDEVDVAEELVTERLLKGPASGYEFLFADQEGQLRGYVCFGPIPCTVSSWDLYWIVVDPAYQRQGLGRQLLREAEKAIRAAGGTRVYVDTSGREQYQPTRQFYEKNGYRVAAVLEDFYAPGDAKVIYVKVLTGTGNSGKL
- a CDS encoding glycoside hydrolase family 172 protein gives rise to the protein MKRVFWLGTAVGLAVGLWLTGAAVWGQQPDLIHQPYLLDTGLVSRSISFENPTGAPGEGGKAASNLGVGRKGSPMRPIKPGETLQLCDIEGPGTIRHIWLTTESNPENLRSLVIRAYWEGQEHPSIECPLGDFFGFAHGKVMPYFSAVHSVGPRAGMNIWLPMPFTKRARITLTNETKGNRTPPIFYQIDYTLGDKHPEDVGRLHVLFRRENPTRQKQDFEILPLRKNKGRYIGVVIGVRNLHPGQWWGEGEIKVYMDGDTEFPTICGTGSEDYVGLSWGMQQVPFFYQGCSLDQNNFVSMYRWHLPDPIAWQKECRITIQQIGWKNGLVETEDDWCCATFWYEPTPSAPLPPLPDVDARIADIWKD
- a CDS encoding DUF1559 domain-containing protein, whose product is MPRRHSGMSKLNSLGPPSFIGVQNSRLVGEAIARDVGAYNSAPPSLCLQQVGPNRQFTGNIQGPDWLIGWRWADGRNPYTFFYPMLPPNGPSCGNDGENWCIVTASSRHPGGVNVLFLDGAVRFISETIDAGDPTRTATAPPPGFPPLVNPSRPQDYTGPSLYGVWGALGSAYGKESVQVP